The proteins below come from a single bacterium genomic window:
- a CDS encoding exodeoxyribonuclease V subunit gamma has protein sequence MSFVLTAGSFAAIEKEFSRSFREGLERRKDHLRDQHMVLVPSAALRKQLLRTLFESGCGSFSAVRIVSLNGLAQEILMDSLREPYSALDDPTYFVLSLQSAARRLGLKQFQAYRTAKGLLSTIRDLVDGLLTPDLMAQFLDQASSDQEMRMRAGNLRTLRELNLLYRTYLESLQAQNVVNVQYAAALAVEYTPAWLESRNIRVLHVYGFYDATPAQFELIETLSRQIHAQDGSVRMYFPFSAPSNSVEHPAEYAQEFFDTANSLAAKLGGEVKVVDDNSEGASLGLEGRLFKSDEVGWKPALQLRVFNAGSPYEEAWVVAKKILQLVLNEGARFDQIGVITRSVESCRAAFQHVFSENQIPHSIPKDPTLCSSASGHFVYLLLLTRQAHLNHNLVFELLCSPLLEEPFTPARMIRELLEILFITNSDDWHRLKPIADDQRKLPDIFELDENDPRVQQFRRAAAYLIQLKEQMDRIPLKGRFGDFTGALRNLVRELATAASYQEAGGIELELLLEKMGDLPLETEFTLNEFVEIFRDYLTNTICGEDTQTTDAEVTIGDIMSLRGVSLDYVFVTGLNHDVWPLRTSEDPFLPDGLRGLIRSTTGAGPFPKRHSENDEELLLFTLALRSAKQQLHLSYQRSDSEGRKKSASIYIEEALRLLTQKTSEKNDFIEQFPRHLEHRLTPQLLPAPHECSTLIRRYSPSELLQQFQGLSPDYADSTSSFAEKLNSMDRTAASAIDGMLEDSGELWKKLSDGKLRFSYSRIKEYVRCGFSFYSDRILKLQLSPFTPTEIPHDLTPLVKGRIAESVVKEAVLKLKAGGISIVEAVQSAESKIRRKYAPYLPKVLVDYYLLQFSNAARTLLQYLETEGYEFKHAEVPDRTYMPEIQLLEDDLGIMNIYGIPDLLFYGAKRLIGEMKWGASATKETADFMFNQGELQFCFYPELERQHRQLLESSGFRYFRLNIFSELGSPAELEHKLINLGAPGRLDTTLRIYGLAPTQEQVTIGFDQLKEIGKSILKGEFKILEDPNDYWSPCTTCDFILICRRTHSATLLRAKKEGDREIEEKEIER, from the coding sequence ATGTCTTTTGTTTTAACTGCTGGTTCGTTTGCAGCGATTGAAAAGGAATTTAGCCGATCGTTTCGCGAAGGACTCGAACGGAGAAAGGATCACTTGCGAGACCAGCACATGGTCCTTGTGCCTTCGGCGGCGCTCAGAAAACAGCTTCTGCGCACGCTGTTTGAATCTGGATGCGGATCGTTCAGCGCCGTCCGGATTGTTTCACTAAACGGTCTCGCGCAAGAAATTCTGATGGATTCCTTGCGGGAGCCCTATTCCGCTCTAGATGATCCCACTTACTTCGTGCTGTCGCTTCAATCGGCGGCCCGGAGACTGGGCCTGAAGCAGTTTCAAGCGTACCGCACCGCAAAGGGCTTGCTGAGCACCATCCGGGATCTGGTGGATGGACTCCTCACGCCTGATTTGATGGCGCAGTTTCTGGATCAGGCCTCCTCCGATCAGGAAATGCGAATGCGCGCCGGTAATTTGAGGACGCTCCGCGAGCTGAACCTTCTTTACCGCACTTATCTGGAAAGCCTGCAGGCGCAAAATGTGGTGAATGTGCAGTACGCCGCTGCGCTTGCTGTGGAATACACTCCCGCTTGGCTGGAGAGCAGAAATATTCGCGTGCTTCATGTATATGGTTTTTATGACGCCACGCCGGCGCAGTTTGAGCTGATCGAGACTCTGTCAAGGCAGATTCATGCGCAGGATGGCTCCGTGCGAATGTATTTTCCGTTTTCCGCTCCCTCTAATTCTGTAGAACATCCGGCGGAATACGCGCAGGAATTTTTTGATACAGCGAATTCACTGGCGGCGAAATTGGGGGGAGAAGTAAAGGTGGTTGACGACAACAGTGAGGGTGCATCGCTGGGACTGGAAGGCCGGCTTTTCAAATCAGACGAAGTGGGCTGGAAGCCCGCGCTCCAACTAAGAGTCTTTAATGCGGGGTCACCGTATGAAGAAGCATGGGTGGTTGCGAAGAAGATTTTGCAGCTCGTATTGAACGAAGGAGCGCGCTTTGATCAAATTGGCGTGATCACAAGGTCAGTGGAGTCCTGTCGTGCCGCGTTCCAGCATGTATTCAGCGAGAATCAGATTCCGCACTCGATCCCGAAAGATCCCACACTCTGTTCTTCAGCATCCGGACACTTTGTTTATCTGCTGCTCTTAACGCGGCAGGCTCATTTGAACCACAACCTTGTGTTTGAGCTGCTTTGTTCGCCGTTGCTAGAGGAGCCGTTCACGCCCGCAAGGATGATCCGGGAGCTGTTGGAGATTCTATTCATCACGAACAGCGATGATTGGCATCGTTTGAAACCAATCGCGGATGATCAGAGAAAATTGCCGGACATTTTTGAGCTGGATGAAAACGATCCGCGAGTTCAACAATTTCGGCGAGCCGCTGCGTACCTGATCCAGCTCAAAGAGCAGATGGATCGGATTCCATTAAAAGGACGATTCGGAGATTTCACCGGGGCTCTAAGGAATCTTGTCAGGGAACTCGCTACCGCGGCCTCCTATCAGGAAGCGGGCGGAATTGAGCTGGAATTGTTGCTGGAGAAAATGGGCGATTTGCCGCTCGAAACGGAATTCACATTGAATGAGTTTGTGGAGATTTTCAGGGATTATCTTACGAATACGATTTGCGGGGAAGACACGCAAACCACTGATGCTGAGGTGACGATCGGCGACATCATGAGTTTGCGCGGAGTCTCGCTGGACTATGTTTTTGTGACGGGCCTCAATCATGATGTTTGGCCATTGCGGACCTCGGAGGATCCGTTCTTGCCGGATGGTTTGCGCGGATTAATCCGGTCAACGACAGGAGCGGGGCCGTTTCCCAAGCGACATTCTGAAAATGATGAAGAATTACTGCTGTTCACTCTGGCGCTGCGGTCGGCGAAACAGCAACTCCATCTTTCCTATCAACGGTCCGATTCGGAGGGGCGCAAGAAATCCGCATCCATATATATAGAGGAAGCTTTGCGCCTTCTTACGCAAAAAACCTCGGAAAAGAACGATTTCATCGAACAATTTCCCAGGCATCTGGAACACCGGCTCACACCTCAGCTTCTGCCCGCTCCTCACGAATGTTCCACGCTGATCCGCCGCTATTCGCCATCCGAGCTGTTGCAACAATTCCAGGGTCTCTCTCCGGATTACGCGGACAGCACATCTTCTTTTGCGGAAAAACTCAACAGCATGGATCGAACAGCTGCATCAGCAATAGACGGAATGCTCGAGGATTCCGGAGAGCTATGGAAGAAGCTGTCCGATGGAAAGCTCCGTTTTTCGTACAGCCGAATCAAGGAGTATGTGCGCTGCGGTTTTTCCTTTTACTCGGACCGAATTTTAAAGCTGCAACTGAGCCCTTTTACGCCAACGGAAATTCCGCACGACCTGACTCCGCTTGTCAAAGGCCGCATCGCGGAGAGCGTTGTAAAGGAAGCGGTTTTAAAGCTGAAAGCGGGCGGAATCTCGATCGTAGAAGCAGTTCAAAGCGCTGAATCGAAAATCAGACGTAAGTATGCGCCCTATTTACCGAAAGTTCTGGTTGACTACTATTTGTTGCAATTCTCCAATGCTGCGCGGACGCTGCTGCAATATCTGGAAACGGAAGGCTATGAGTTCAAACATGCAGAAGTGCCGGACCGCACTTACATGCCGGAAATCCAGTTGTTGGAAGATGATCTCGGCATTATGAATATCTATGGCATTCCCGACCTTCTCTTTTATGGGGCGAAAAGACTGATCGGTGAAATGAAATGGGGAGCCTCGGCCACAAAAGAGACTGCGGATTTCATGTTCAATCAAGGAGAGCTGCAATTCTGCTTCTATCCGGAGCTGGAAAGACAGCATCGCCAGTTGCTGGAATCGTCCGGCTTTCGTTACTTCCGTTTAAACATTTTCAGTGAGCTTGGATCGCCGGCAGAGTTGGAACACAAACTCATCAATCTGGGAGCTCCGGGAAGACTCGATACGACTTTGCGGATTTATGGTCTGGCTCCAACACAGGAACAGGTCACCATAGGTTTCGATCAGTTGAAGGAGATCGGAAAAAGCATTCTAAAGGGAGAATTCAAGATTCTGGAAGATCCAAATGATTACTGGTCCCCCTGCACCACCTGTGACTTCATCCTGATCTGCAGGCGGACTCATTCCGCCACTCTATTGCGCGCAAAAAAGGAAGGGGATCGTGAGATAGAAGAAAAAGAGATAGAGAGATAA
- a CDS encoding GNAT family N-acetyltransferase, translating to MKTIERLTHKEKAEVVDVLTAAFRDYPVMRFILQTDGTEYETKLKAIMGFYTSVRLAKDRPVLGIRENDTLVASALVDESSLKPWAEMQTELNRLKEIIGEDAYSRLELFERLTGGLEPISPHHFLGMIGVRPEYRGKGFARPILESVKQMSIADPISTGVCLNTEDAENVPFYEHFGYKVIGEVDIENLHSWCMFLQTR from the coding sequence ATGAAAACGATCGAGAGACTGACGCACAAGGAAAAAGCGGAAGTTGTTGACGTCCTGACTGCCGCATTTCGCGACTATCCTGTCATGCGATTCATATTGCAAACGGACGGCACAGAATACGAAACAAAGTTGAAAGCGATCATGGGATTCTATACGTCCGTGCGACTGGCGAAGGACCGTCCTGTATTGGGAATCCGTGAAAACGACACACTGGTCGCCTCCGCACTCGTGGATGAATCCTCACTGAAACCATGGGCCGAGATGCAAACGGAGCTAAACCGTTTAAAGGAAATCATCGGTGAAGACGCTTATTCGCGGCTCGAGTTATTTGAAAGGCTGACCGGAGGGCTTGAGCCGATTTCTCCGCATCATTTCCTTGGCATGATCGGCGTGCGACCCGAATATCGCGGCAAGGGTTTCGCGCGGCCAATCCTGGAATCCGTCAAGCAAATGTCAATTGCGGATCCGATATCCACCGGCGTTTGTCTGAACACCGAAGATGCTGAGAATGTGCCCTTCTATGAGCACTTCGGCTACAAAGTCATCGGCGAAGTGGATATCGAAAATTTACACTCCTGGTGCATGTTTCTTCAGACGCGCTAA
- a CDS encoding DUF4437 domain-containing protein, giving the protein MKKLLLVLTITAALALTWSIGFVQGQGMEKEKVIFANSDSANFKEVVPGVSKSLLWGDDTKGPYGGFTKFKPGYDAGMHTHTNDVWLTVHKGAYLYKDDAGDKRVGPGGFIFIPGGMKHWSGGDAKEGALFYEESSGKFDLVPAK; this is encoded by the coding sequence ATGAAGAAGTTACTTTTGGTTCTAACAATTACCGCCGCATTGGCCCTCACATGGTCGATCGGATTTGTTCAAGGGCAGGGAATGGAGAAGGAGAAAGTCATATTCGCCAACTCGGACAGTGCAAATTTTAAAGAGGTAGTGCCCGGCGTTTCCAAGTCACTCCTCTGGGGCGACGATACGAAAGGTCCTTATGGCGGTTTCACAAAATTTAAACCCGGCTACGATGCAGGAATGCACACACATACGAATGATGTGTGGTTAACGGTTCACAAAGGCGCCTATCTATATAAGGATGACGCGGGTGACAAACGAGTCGGACCCGGCGGTTTCATCTTCATACCGGGCGGAATGAAACATTGGAGCGGCGGCGATGCAAAAGAAGGCGCACTGTTCTACGAAGAATCGTCCGGCAAATTCGATCTCGTTCCTGCAAAATAG